TCTGTGCAGGAATCCCAGGCTGAGTAAATGTTCTCACTGAGTTGTGGACTTGTTTCTGGTGTTTCTTCTGACCAGGCCCGTGGCGAGGATTCGAGCCTTCAGGACATCCAGCTGTCTCAGAACCCAGTCGCAAAGATTGTTGCTTTTCTGTGTGATCATgtgtcactgtaaataaacacactgtacTGAAGATTTAAGATTCTGCTTTTTGAGTCCTTCACTAACCATGACAAAAAATCATCTGGATTTAACAGAGGAATGAACGAAAGAACTTAGTGAAGTCATTCACATGGATCTCACCTGTCTGTCCAGCAGCTCACATGTATTTCATGTaactttattctgtttctatatCCCTcccaataaaacaaacaacctcTTCATTAGTTAATCCCTCTCCTGTCACAGTCCTATTTGTTTAAACACTGTGCACACTTCTCTGTAATTTGAAACGATACCACATAACAAAAGTTAGAGGTCAAAGTTCCGTCACTGctaatgcattttatttaccTCTATGGATCCTCCTTATACTCTCAGGGGCTGCCCCACCTTCAGTGATCCGCTAATCACCTTCTCACTATTTCTTCCCCCTGTTCCCTGCAGTCCAAATTATGGACAAACGTGGTTTAGTTTGTAAAAGTTTCTATGACTCGAGTTCACACAGACGTGATTATCCTCTTATTCAGCAAAACATCCTCTGTTGAAATAGTCTGACTCCACTTGAGAACAGTAAATGTATCACTTTCTGTTGTAACCCACAACCTGAACGGTGATGAATGAAAGACTcatgtttcactgttttactaAAGTAAAACGTCCAGTTGGTTGGATTGTAAAGATTGTaaagagtagggatgggtatcgtttaggttttatccgataccggtgccaaaccggtacttttgaaacggtgccggtgcttaaacggtgctcaaaccggtgcttaaagaatggagaacacaaaattggtccaaaaacctcacatgttcagctgttttttctaaaaagataacaatgttagccttttctgcagctatggggcatatatggtatcactcttggctggaagcagtgcttaaacaatggaaaaaacacaaactttatccaaaaacctctcatgtttagctgttttccactttttctttggtcattttagcctttttgaccagggtgaagggagtatctgccatcaaacaagaagacagccgcatgtaactatgaTGAtgttgctagttcaccttacatgcattaatgtaataacgtggttagcgtacgcaacgtaaattacacacgaacaacattaagctactcacgcagagaagaacggctgctgctgccatcatcatcctcatcatttctgctacactggcagggctaggggccaggactctcctcttcgggtttttggtgGATGTTGCAAACTCCGGGTccaataacaggcaccacacccgcagtagatgtgcacggtgtgaggtctcgcagcacgctatcaaatacggcgcatttttcggcttttaaaaaaaacgctattcgtcgccaggtgtttcatcggattcgaggtgttacctcctttgacagtatcacagtatcagcttaaagcacttgttgcaggctgctgagtttgcatcttttgctgtgaagtacagccagacttttgaccgcttcgccttgggcattttttatctgtagctctgctctaaaagaacgtacgtacctggacccgcctactatcctcggaaacgtaaaatgattggctagaatctaaagtgtatcacagctcaggaaaaaaagcagcgaaatgtgcgctgcttttcagtctggttactaccgtttatgtcagaaccggtgccatgataccggtacccatccctagtaaaGAGTCAACTGGATCCGCTCACATTGACCTGTGAGCACGGGCAGTTGCCCGGGgtggcatcgtggtggggggtgGCATTAaaggcatcggcaaaaaaattgctttctatcgcccatttgctgggagtaagggcgccctccgtctgcaaggtgcgcctgctgcttgcagcacagggaggagagggcggggcggcgggggattctctggctggctggagcagcatctaataaccaactcgcaaaataaaacaaaataaaaacaaaacaacaaacatgaaaacaccagacattatgatacagacttataatttgcaccgatgttttttcaaaATTCTATACtagaaaagtgagcgcgagagccctcggtgcgccgcttgctgctgaagtcaaagtaaactttattgtcatctccgctataTAAgtacagtatatagagagacgagacgacgaggctccagttacagcagtgtaagtaaacaaacaataaatataagaagagtaagaaaataaatatacactttaggaacaggggtaaagggatcaataacaatttaaaatttataatttacagtttgatgatttaaagtctcacacacaacctgtcgaaaggggaggggcgactgcttccaaatagagcacatttcattcataatgttgtaaatccaagcccattgtATTCATGATTTTAATCCCGGGTTGtgcgaaatcccagaaatacaccttagacaaagtgaatatgtgaactaaggtgtaggtctattaggttatgttgtggcgATCCTCGAGTTGGGGGATTTgtcttcatactggagtgcaaaatgaaaaccaatggaaaatggacaagaaaagttcaaaaccatcaggtgctcagtttagaaaaaaatagaaaagaagaggaggagaaacgagcaaaagatacaggtaagcagatgtgtcattggataatggtgagtcatcctgaaacaatcagaatactttattaacccctaaggaaattatgtgggttacagttgctccaaaaagaaatggtaaaaatagtaacagtaacagactaaacttcaaactatacattatgttacagattttaatatcaaTTAGTTccgacaacagttttatgttaatgtacaatccttaatatgttttatgtgtgtgtgtgtgtgtgtgggggggggggggggggggggggggggggggttcgcccagcgccaaacaggctaggaccgccactgccgGTGAGCGCTCCCGAAGCGGGGAAAGGGGTCACGTGACCGTTCCTCCGCACTAAATGACAGCTGCACATCAGAATCTGAAACTTTAAACTGCATGTATTTAAACATGAGAGATTACTGTCCCACAGTGTGATAAAGAATCTCTTTAGCATGTGAAAGTGAAATTAATTTGATTGATTGAAGAACTATTCCTGCAGCTAAAAGACTTTACAGAGTTTTACAGCGTCCTGATTATTAAACAGCGACTTTTACGTCATTTCTTAACCAGACGGGTTGGAAAAGTGGCGATTTATGACCTAGTTTGCCTGCAGCGGTGGCATCTGGTAAATCCTATAAGTACTTCCTACTTCCTGATCAAGAAAAGTGAAAGGAAAACGTCCAGCcggcgttttttttttttgtttgtttgtttgtttgtttttttgttcttttttactATCCTATGGattaacacagagagaaacgATCCCAAAAGAAGCGGACACAATGAACTAGTACCATACAGGTAAGATTCAGGTAAGAGGCGGACTGGTTTTAAGCTGTAGAAACTTTACTTTTCGACTGTTTCTGTGATCCACGAGGAAGGACAGCACACTAGGCCGCTTTGGTTCGCATCAAACCCGCCGTCTGTGGAAGGTACAGTGGATATCTGAAGGAAGGGACGTTTTTACAGTTAGTATTGAGTTTAGTCCATTTTATGTCTCTGAGTGTATTTGTATTCTTGCGTTTATGTTCTCTTATCTATTAGGTTCCCTTTgcgctcgtgtgtgtgtgtggtggtgggggggggggggggggggggggtctagtACTATGTCCTTGTGTTTCGTCTCTCTTTATTGTCGTGTACATCCATGTGTGTTTCGACACTCACATAGGTTGTCTGGCGAACTCGATCGGCTCAAGCTGTTTGTGTTATAAAAGAGGTGAAGgcggcttttctctctcttttgaagaccaaaagaaagaaaaagggaagaaaatgaCTTTTATGTAACTCACGCATTCCTAAACAACTGTCCtaatatacataaaaatgtaaaagtgttgttttcaactTGGTGGTGTGTTGTAGTTAATAGCACATGAAGCAAATGTCCTGCAGGACAGAAAAGTTAGACTTTTGTTATCGTTCGGCTCGGATCGCTTCTTGTCTCCATTCTGATAGTTCGAAAGTTACTCATCACTTATGAGCCGCTGATCCCGGAAGTTGGAATATCTTTGTACCTTTATCATGCTCTGTGCATATTGCTCCTTTAATCCAAACTTGACTTCTTATTTTCGGCATCTTTTGCAGAGAGAACTTAAAGATTTTACAGGCAGTTTGAGTTGTTTTAAACAGAAGAAGTAGGCTGCCTATTGTTTAGTTTTTCTTGTGataactgtttgtgtgtgtgtgactaaaTTTACATGTTCacagccttttttctttctttttagctCTTTAAATTCGGATTAAACTGCAGTAGAGCAGAGGCACATTGATAAtaaacaaatgagacaagttTGACCCATAATGAGGTTTTAATTACTGATAAGCTTAACCCAGAACGTGATTTTAATTGCAGAGATTTATGGTTAATGTAGATGTGTACTGAGTTTTTTTGTCTGGCATTTTTATCTTCATTGGAATAactgggttatttagaccatgTCACCCGCTACAATGCTTTAATGGGAAATTTACTCCCCTGTCACAGAAAATGAAGCTGCTCACACTCAGCATGATGTGATGTGGTGGAGAGAGGAACAGGTGAGATTCCGTGTGAGGATTAAAGCCACTGTAATAATAGACAATAACAGTCTTTGAGCTCACAGTAACACCACAGTCTTAcagtttttgatttttgtttcttgtgATCAGGAAAATAACAGCACAAAGATGCTGAACAGCTGATGGAGTTTCTCATCAGTGGAGACTTTGAGGCTGATGTGTAAGTGTGTCTCTGATACTCTGAAGTCTACAGGTATCTGATAACTGATGTTTCTCTTCAATGCTCTATTACATATGTTTATTAACGAAATATAAATGTAGTTTATTCTGCCCTTTAAATCTTTTAGCTGAACAAACACTGAACAAccacagccacaacaacctggtgctgaatgcccagaagacagtggagattattgtggacttcaggaagcacacagccccactcccccccatcatcctgactgacacccccatcacctctgtggactcattccgcttcctgggtaccaccatcacccaggacctgaagtgggagcccaccatcacctccgtcatcaagaaagcccagcagaggatgtacttcctgaggcagctgaagaaattcaacctgccaacacggacgatgatgcagttctacactgcaatcatcaagtccatcctcacctcctccatcaccgtgtggtacgctggagccactatcagggacaaacagagactgcagcgtgttgtgcgctctgctgagaaggtgattggctgcagactcccatctttgcaggacctgtacacctccaggacattgcggcgtgcagctcggatctcagctgacccttctcaccctggacacagtctgtttgacctgctcccctcaggcaggaggctccggtccattcgcaccagaacctctcgccataagaacagtttcttcccctctgctgttggacacatgaataataaccatatgactgtacccgccactaacacatgaccctacgctgtgtcactgcatcattccatgtttggcactgatcaccacctgcactcatgtatatatctttccacgtagcacttttaattcttatccctacttttatttttttccatgtctatttaagtgctatttatgacactatgtttgcactgaagcaccgcagcaatttcctaatgttgtaaacctgctcaacatttggcaataaaccccattctgattctgattctgattctgaacacTTTCCTTTAAAAACTCTGCTGTGAACCTAACAGTATGTACAAATAAAGGAAACACTCAGGACACGTTAAGATTCTAAAAGGATGAAGACTTCCTTTCTGGGGACTTTGACAGAGTGGAGGTGAAAGGTTTTAGTGAGCAGACTATAAAAACATACTTATCTGCAACACTCGGTGAAGATCAGGAGAAAGTTTTGAGTAACTTGGAGTTGGTAACTCTTTGTCATGTCCCCATGTATGCACTGATGATAGCTGCTTGCTTTAACTCAGAAGACTCTCCACAGCCATGTACAATAACTGAGATCTACATCAATATTATTCGATTCTGCCTTCAGAtaaacagcaaaacaaagaacaaagatCTAAATTCGTTCATCAGCACCAAGACAGAAGAAATTCTGTCTCTAGCTGAAGCTGCTTTTCTTGCAACTCAACAAAAATCTGTGAACCTGACAGACCTGACCTGTGAAGACAGCTGTGTCCTGTCCTTCCTGAAACCACTTCTCATCAAGGTGGCCCCGACTGAAACGATAACCACACATGCATTCCTCCATTACACAGTGCAGGAGTTTTTTGCAGCACTGTGGCTCTTGAAGAATCCTGATAAAGTCAGAGATGTTTTTCAGCAGTGCCTCACAGAGGAgaagaaacacatgaaacatCTGATCCCCTTCGTGTGTCGACTGTTGAATGAGAAGAGCCCAAGTTTGATGAAGCATCTGATTCCAGATCAGGACCTGAAGAATACATCTAACTGGTTCTTCAAGGAGCTGATAAACACATTTCTTCCTCATCTGTGTGAGCAAGAAGAGGCTGATACTGAGGACAGTGGGCTCCATGTCCACATACTGTTCTTATGTCAGTGCTTGTATGAGTCCCAGAGTCCTGAAGCGTGCATCTACCTTCTAGACAAACTAAAATACCGCCTTGACCTCAGTGGAGACAGTCTGGATCCTTACCCTTGCTGTGCTGTGGCCTTTGTGGTCACTCAGtcaaaggaaaggaaaataaGGCTGAACCTCGAGGATGTTGTGATATCAGAACAAGGAATGAGACAGCTGTTtgaatgctttaaaaatgtTCAGTGGTAAGAATGAACATGCGCTTTTAGGCTTATATTACTGCTTAGGTTACATCCTTTAATGAGACGCGTATTCTTGGTTAGTTTTACTCTGAGGTAATGATCTCTTTTTCAATTGTAGGTCTGGCCCTCTGCCTCGACAGCTTTGGGAGATTTTTCTTATCAATGAAgagcagatgaactttgtaaGCTTACTCAGCCTAGATGGAAACCTTCACCTTCTAGTTGATGGTGAAAAGAAGCTTTTTGAAAGAGCTGTGGAAGTCATGCAGAGGATGCATACAAAGGTTAATGTGTGCCTCCACTGGGACAATGAAACTCCTGCCTGTCACAGTCAGTGTGAGTCTCTGTTAAAGGCTTTGCCGTTCATCAGCTCACTCAGGTATGTAGCTTTTGCTTTCAAATAATTATGActgttaaaatggaaaaaataggTTTTGACTTGACTTTAATACTTGTTACCGAACTAAATAATTTATATCAATATCTAATGTACTGACAATGTaacttctatttttttttattactgttttacttctttaaaaaataatggtGTAACTCTAAAGCCCAGGAGGTAATAATGATGGGAGTCTACTGCCCACTGAATTGCCAGGCAGTCCTTTTCCATGGTGCTGTCCCTGGCCTCCCGCTCTCAAAGTTTCCAGCTGATGTACTTGATGGGGTGGTTGACTCTTCTTACTTCCCGGGTTAAAACACTCCCAAGCCCTCTGTTCAAGGTGCTGGTCTGCAGAATAAAAAGAAGGGAGAAGTTAGGTGTGTGGAGCAGGGGTTTCCCACAGAAAGCTTCTTTCACCCACACAAATGCCGCCCGGCACTGCTTCCTCCACTGGACCAGATCCGAGGCACCCTTTCGGGTGAGATTGGTCAAGGTGTTGGTCAGCTTCGCAAAGCCGGGCACAAACCGATGGTAGTAATTGGCCAGTCCCAAGAACTGCCTCACCTGCGTTTTTGTCTTGGGATGCGGGCAATTGCTGTTGTTTTATCCATCTGAGGATGCACCTGCCCAACTCCCACGTGGTACCCCAAATACTGTACCTCcctccgtccaacagtgcacttCTTCTGGTTCCCCGTGAGCCCCGCCTGCCTCTGGGACTCCAGCACCATGGCCACCCGCTGCACGTGCTCTGCCCAGTTGTTGCTATGGATGATGACATCATCCATGTAAGCGGCAGCATATGCAGCTTTTAAACACAGTACCCGGTCCATAAGGTGCTGGAAAGTGGTCAGGGCTTCAAATAAGCAGAATGGAAGTGTGATTAATGGGTGCAAACTGTAAAGAGTGGATAAGGCCGTTTTTTTGTTCCCTTAGACTCTGCAGATAAGGTAATGTGCAAGTAGCCCTTGGTTAAATCCAGTTAAGTAAAAAAGCGAAAAAAGCTCATCGATCCGGGGCATGGGACAGGCATCAATCTCTGACACCTGATTCACCTTGAAATAGTCCACACAGAACTGTATAGACCTACCTTTCTTCTGTTGATGCCATCTTTAGCATTTCTGCCAATTCCTTTTGAACAGTCTGTCTTTTGTGCTCAGATAACCTGTAGGACTGTGAATGCACCGTCACACCAAGCTGCATTTCAAAGTGATGCTCCATGAGATTCATATGGCCAGGCAGAGGAGAGACATCCACAAACCGCTGTTTTTGAAATGGGTGTTAACCGCtgctctctgggcctgtgtgagatggtTATCACAATGGTGGAATTTGGCACCTCCAGCCCCAATTCATCTCTTTCCTTAACCAGGCTCACAAGAGCAGCGGTTTCAGCCCCTATCTATGCTTTAAGGAGATTGAGGTGATAGATCTGTGTGGTTCCGCCCCTGTCTGACCATGCCACCTTGTACTCCACGTCCCACACTTGCCATGTGACCACGAAGGGCCCTTGCCACTTGGCAAGTAGCTTTGAGCTATAAGACGGGAGCAATACAGCACTTTATCTCCCAGTAGAAATTGCCTGGGTCTGTTGTACAGGTGCTGGTGTTGTTCCTTGGCCTGAACTAAATCCTCCCGTGATAACCTATCCAACGCTTGAAGCTTTGCTCTCAGGTCCAGGACGTATTGAATCTCATTTTTAGCAGGGCTTGGACCCCCCAGTTTTCTTTAATAAGGTTGAGCGCCAACCACAGTTTCCTGCCGAACAATAACTGAAAGGGAGAAAATCCCAGCACCGCTTCAGGACTGACCATCGTGAATACACCGACCATCGTTTCTTATCACTTGGTCGAAGGCTGAGCGTAGGTTGTCATCTCGAGACTGTTCCAATAGAAAAATCTTCCGTGGAGCACGCTGCCGTATGCTCCTCCCTGAAGCCGGTGTTGGATGACCCCACATCACCGCTCAGCATATTTACTAACTATGCTATGCGTCCTCTTATGTCCGGATGTAATAGCATTTTAATACCTGAAACTACCATAATCTAACAAGAATGTTTGAATGACAGATTAGGgtttaaagcaggggtgggcaactccagggtCAACAATTACAaccataaacacacaaaaaaaaaaaccttaggGGTGGCTATTTTCCGCTGTTTATTTTCAATACCATGTTTTAATAGGTGACtaattttaacttttaactttaacatttgtatttatatgtaACACAGTATCATAGCTGTCTCAGAATTGGGTTTGTACAAGCATGGGCATTCTACATTTAtaagttttttccccttttgtatTCCAGCATGACACTAACCCTGTGTCTACTCCCTGCTATACATTGGGTGCTTAAAGTTTGATCAAATCAAGTTTAACAGAAATCTgaaattttgtttttcagcttcagaggtcCAGTTTCATGGAGGCAGGAGAAATACCATGGGACACTGGAGAGGGAGCAGAAGAGGCTATTCATGGATTTATGCCTGAAAGCAGCACTtcaatataaagaaaaaaac
The window above is part of the Maylandia zebra isolate NMK-2024a linkage group LG23, Mzebra_GT3a, whole genome shotgun sequence genome. Proteins encoded here:
- the LOC143415184 gene encoding uncharacterized protein LOC143415184, which gives rise to MSEQTLNNHSHNNLVLNAQKTVEIIVDFRKHTAPLPPIILTDTPITSVDSFRFLGTTITQDLKWEPTITSVIKKAQQRMYFLRQLKKFNLPTRTMMQFYTAIIKSILTSSITVWYAGATIRDKQRLQRVVRSAEKVIGCRLPSLQDLYTSRTLRRAARISADPSHPGHSLFDLLPSGRRLRSIRTRTSRHKNSFFPSAVGHMNNNHMTVPATNT